CACACATGTCCCCGTCTGAACATTTTTAAGACAACCTCTTGTTCCTTTAAATAAACAACCGTGAAGGGAGGAATAAAATTGACAtgcttacagtatgtactttatgaaaatattttaataagaatcacattttcataataattttattttaataagaatcacattttcatttgtaatttttttttgttgtataataaataaattaatagcaagCTGAAACAAAGCAAATCCACATGCAATATTTTCTTTatcctaattttatttatttattattattattattttttttttatattttgcttttcgAACGCTTTGTGAATACGTTGCTCTGTGCACATTTGGCTGCCAGTTGGTGACGGGTGTAAATCCTTGCCGGTACTGTAGATGTGGGATgtgacgctgtgtgtgtgtgtatgactcaCTCTCATAAACAAAAGGATTATATAAAGATAAAAGCACATTTGCCATATTGGATCACTTACTTCACcacacaatctttttttttttttttttttttttggggggtatcACTAAATGTGAGCATGACATACATTTGAAGCACTGTTAGTGAAAATATTGTTCCTGTTTAATTCTGTTATTTGCCTCAGTGCATACTTATTCTGCTATTTCATTAAAGCATTTACATACAAATGATATCACTGATCTTCTTACATTTTTGCGCAATGCTAAACTATTTCCTGTAGCAGCAGCTTTACCCATCAAGCTGCAAATATGTCCCGCCTTATTTCATTCAGTCATACTGGGAaaatacatttcaaaatgtttcCCAGAATTTGTCATTAGACACGTCAGCCAAGATTCTCGATAAGATTCAAatatgaggattttttttttctcttcttcccCAGGTTGCCTTCACAACAAAAATCTACCATCCAAACATCAACAGTAACGGCAGCATCTGCCTGGACATCCTGCGCTCTCAGTGGAGTCCCGCACTCACAGTGTCGAAAGGTACCGACTGTAACCTGACACACTCTAGAACACTACCTTGGggatattttttgtgtgtttttaatttcattatttattgctttgtatattttattttgcataataagCATTTAAGTAGCtcagaaataaaacatgcatacgtaaataaatcaatgaaaTGAACCAAAGCCttatcacacacagacagctctatatatatatatatatatatatatatatatatatatatatatatatagatgtatATGTATGTTAATAATACATgtgatgtgtttttgtgttctaATCAGTATTTGtggattaattaaaaaaaaaataataaaaaaataaataataaataatgaaagatAATTAATTGTTCACCTCATTTAGATTTATGTGTGATTCTCAGGGCCTCCAATATTTAACTGGATTGcaaacagattttttaattaattgttagTAAGAGCATTTTCTCCCTTATTATCCAGTATGTCTTATAGCAGGAACATCTATCAGTATTTTTATAGGCATGGATGTAAGTCAGAATAACTTCCTGCCTTTCTCCCCCTTCCTTCACTGTTAAGTCGCTCCGTGCTCCAAGCTATCGTTTAACGCAACAACGTTGGTGTCTAATGTGACCTGTACCACATGCTGGGTAATAATACCGCACTATGCCGTTCCATAGGGTTAGGGTGGGTGAACTGAGTGTTAGGCGCACGCCCTGCGCATTTACATCACTCAGCCAACACAGTGCTCTGCTCAGCCCTTTACTTAATTCCCTGCCATTTCTcactgaataacaaaaaaaaacgctgcCCTGGGATTTGCTCCAGTGTCAAAGCTCTGGTGACCAAATATAATGCAAATGGCAGGACTTGTAGAGAGAAAACATTTATTCTTAAAATATCTACTCTAAGATATCTGTATTCTGATCTACTCTAGATGTCAGTGGCCTGATCTACTCTAGATAAGATATCAGTGATCTGATCTTTTCTATATGAGATATCTAGTCTATATGAGATATCTTTAATCTGATCTACTCTAGAtgtcagtggtctgatctaacCTAAATAAGATATCAGCGGTCTGATCTTTTCTATAAGAGATAGCTGTGGTCTGATCTGTTCTAGATATCAGTGGTCTAATTTACTCCAGATGAGAGATCAGTTATCTAATCTGCTTTAGATGTCAGTAGACTGATCTCTAGATAATATATcagatctactctatataagatatctgcCGTCTGATCACCTGTAGATATCAGCaatctgatctactctatatatgATATCTGCCGATTtatctactctatataaaatatctGCTGTCTGATCCGATATCTACGGTCTGATCTTCTCTACATAGGATATTAATAGTCTGATCTTCTCTATACAAGATATTAGAATGTTACCTGTTACCTCTTTACTGTCCCGCACACATCCCACATCTCAATACGTCTGACCCCTGCTCTGGGCTTTTTCACACCGATCTCACCTTGTCCCTTTCACTCCTTCTGCTCTCGAATTAAAGGCACAGTTTGACATTTCTAGGTTTATGGGTCTCACCAAACAAAAAGAGCTGTGTCAAAagctgtctttgttttttttgtacaggtAATCAGGATACGTGCTTgggtacaaaaataaataaaacatctgttttATGCTATAATGCTGGTGGAAAAATATAGTTAGGTTTGGTTTATACATCCACTGCGTACACtagtatttaatttaaacaaataatgatCTCATGTAAACTGTCTTTCAGTGTTGTTATCCATATGCTCGCTGCTGTGTGATCCGAACCCCGATGACCCTTTAGTTCCGGACATCGCACACATCTACAAATCTGATAAAGACAAGTATGTGTGCTTTGCATTTTAACTTCTGATTCGTTTCACATCAAATTACACCATTTGGTTTTCTGTTGTTGTaagtaatgtttaatttatgttaTTGTTATGCGTATGAACATTGCagcaggttattattattattgtatccACTTGATTTAAAACGttcttaaaaaacacacaccaaacttGACAGTTACAGAGAAATCCGAGCACTTTTCGTTGTAAGTGAATGGAGCACTTTCCTGGCATTTGGGAAATCCTCTCTCTTAGAGCTGCACAGGGAATGGCTACCATGGCAACCCAGCTCAGCCACGCCccctccactcacacacactcaacataTGCTTAAATCTGATGAACCCTATGGGCTAGAAATGAGATGTTTCCACTGTTTTGCAAAGGGAAAGCAATACACCATCTGTCAGCCTCTTTCTCCAGAAATTATCTCTAGTTGTGGATATTGtattattacagtggaacctctgcCTACAAATTTTCGCCATACGAGCAAACAAACCGAACCGAACGATAGCTATGTTGCATTTACAATCTgcgagccgttcaaaacttgtttgcatcagtggaaagccaagcgaagtaAGTTTGTGAATTTTacgaaaaaactgaaaaaaagtcaCCCACGATACTAACGTTGCCTTTGGCTaacattggtaatatttttgggtgtctGGAACgaatctgcatttacattattggTTATGGGAAAATTCATATTTCTGCCTTAAGAACCCGCCTCCAGAATGAATTTAATTCAAATACCGAGCATCTATAGCATCACATTTAGAAATCTGTATTCCACATTAACTTATTaatgttgaaatattttatttaataaataacagctttttatctgttttgtatACAAGtctgacattttaaaaattcctCAAAACAAGTTTGTTCCTGTTAAGTTCTAGTAGCTACAGCACACCCACCATGTATTGTAAAGCTGACACCTTTTCCATAAGTAAAGAATAAACAGTTCAGAGAAGATGTAGATCACATGGGTCCGTGTAGATCACATGGATTGTCCAATTGTgaactatttaaataataataatatcatcagAGCTGCAGTTAGGGAATATGGATCAACCATTTATAGTGTATCAGTAGTGTTAGTAGCAGTGTTGTGAAAACCTAAATATGCatgtaaagatttttaatgattattcaGGGATTATTTTAGTCTGGATTTATAGGATCTGATTTTAAATTTAGGTTTAATCTCcatctctctttgtctctctctctctctgtatctctctgtctttatctCAGATACAACAGAATGGCCCGAGAGTGGACTCAGAAATACGCCATGTAACTTCCTCTGATTGCGGCAGCAGGACTCTGAACGTTGCACATGGATGACTAACGGGGATGTACTGTACCACATTTTTATCAAAAACTGGTGGACTGTTTTTTGGTTCTtgacctccccctcccccctccccccttttatttttctttacagagGAAAGCTTGTAGCTGAGACCGAAACCACGTTACGCAGCTGAGCcgttcacttttccgtttacagAAACATGATGGAACAGCGAAACGCTATCAGGCTACTGCTGACGAGAGTCTCAGAGTAgccaaaattattaaaaaaaagagagataaaaaattAGCATTTGTTACtggtacactttttttttttttcatcttttagatattttattatatcgtGTTAACCAGTTCTggagctgtttttatttttgaattaagaacatgatttttttttttcttttcttttttggatgCTGTGTGTGAACTAACAAGCAGGTTTTGTTCTTTTAGATTGTTATTAAAGGTTGACTGTGTTAGGGGTATGATGGTATACTGTGATGAAGGAATCtggaataattattattgttaatgttaAACTCTACTGGTATACATGACCCCGAGAAAAATAAAACCGTGTTGTAAAGCCAGGTTGCCTTttgaaaaaaaggtgaaaataaaaagaaagctgTATTTCTACCTTGTTTTGATAATTGTCCagttttctccaaatatcaaacaattttaaaattgtactttCCCAGAATGTTTATGATGCGCTTGAGCCTTGTTTTAGGGTCTAATGCTTTTGCAATAGAGCTACACGACTATCTTACTTAATGTCTCGGGTTGATATCCAAGCAATGTGTTATTTCCCCTTCAGGATGCTCTCGTTGGGGGTCAGCACATCGGATCATCCATTTCACACATttgatttggcacaggttttacaccagatgctcttttctgatgcaaccctcattattttatccaggcttgagaCCGGCACAGAGGGTGCGCTGACTTGTGAACCTGTGTGGCCAAGGTTTCTGATAGGGAGATGAGATCTGATCTTTGCAAGAAAAGAGTAGTACCGCCACTGTATTAATGGGGCATGGATGTAACGTGTTAAGTTAACACGCGTGTCTGTGCTCACCACAAGTGTGTTTTAGCCACGCTTCTCCAGAAAACTGCAAAGTAAAGCCACAAAATGAAAGAGCGTTTTTCTTATACGAGGTCACATAAGGgcaaaaatctaattggctttttttttccaccacaaTATTCTCCCCCAATTTACTCGCAGCCAATTCCTACCCGTCAGTAGGGCTACAATAAAGGCTACAACTACAAACCAGAGAAGGGGAAGGCTCATAGAGAGCTCGGACAGTCCGCTTTAGTCTCCCAGCTGCAAAAGGCTACAACATCTCCCGGATTTTTATAAGACATTCGCTTTACCCTTGCGCCCCctaattgtttgtttaaactcTGATCGCTGTCCATGTACACCGGAGACCCATGTGAgtgtataaaaatgattaacaaGTAAATTTTGTATATCTTTAATTAAGGAAAATGCATTGCTGTTATTATGGCAAGTTTCTTTAAGAAgttgtttaacattttatggatggagtctctagtgtcagcTCTTAGCAACCAGTATTTCCAGCATGTCAAAGTTCTCAGGACAGgagtttatgcttttttttttttttttttttagatttttttcagtaacatgaaaaaaaaattattctgtaaTTTGCTGAAAGAAATAAGAGAGGCTGGTGAGGAATGCATACCCTTCGTGGTTCTTCAGTATTAAACCAAAAATTTTAAgtggataaaaaaatatgatgtggctttcctaaataaataaaataattataattgttGGCAGATTGCTGTGGTATAATAGGACTTCAGGACATGATCTCATTGGGAAATaagcaacaataataaaataattcctCATTCATCTGCATTTGAAAGAACTCCTCATCTATTATATTCTTGTAATTGCCAACAAGTATGTACTCGAGAAGCTGTGGATTATTTCGGGTCAAACCCCTTTGGCTAAGGCAGGCAACATCCTCTAAGACTATAAAGTCAATTATGACCATACAGTAGTACAATTTTAAATGAACGCTAACGTAAAATACCAGACGTCTAGAGTTTCAAAAGCAGAACTGCATACACGTCTGTATGTAcgtctacactacactacatcctCGTTACCCCATATGGTTACAGCATTAAGCTACACAGACGAGAAATTTTCTTGTTTATAGATGACAGGAAGTCTTGCTGAGTCCTAGCAACCACATCAGGAAGTCAGAGACATCGATGAAGAGCTGGATGTGGTTTGAGGCTTATATTTACAGTGATCATTTTGGGCTTCAAAGGCTTGCTAGCTGCATTaggactatatacagtataaagaaacaaaatgtgAAGGTTTAAGTGGAAGAGCTCATATGTCCTGCACAGAGCTGCGACTGAACGCCTTCAGGAAGAGCTGGAACCCATGCATGCATCCCAGACCTCTTCAGACAAACATCACTATCTGACTTCACAAATGCTCTTATAGTCGGATGACACAAATCACAGAGATCACAGAGGTGCTATTACTTAATCGGAAGCTACTTCAATTCATGGTGTGCAATTCAATACAGTGCTGTGTTAAACTCATGTGAAGAAATGCTGTAAGGCAaagatgattaaaaataaataaatgtaaacatttgtatatttaaaacatacaatTATGCTATTAAGAGCAATGCATAAGATTCATCTAAACACAAGCAATATTAAGTGTATTAATCCTTTGCTGTGTAAAAGACAGACATCAGGGGTCCCAGGTAcacattgtgtttgtgtataatgAGTTTTTCTGAGCATTTCGCAGAATATGAGTTGTTCTAGAGACGGCTGACTGTCAGAGCTACTTCTTCTGATTGTGCAGATAAAACCAGATATTCTGGTGATACTCACACATCGTCTCTGCCGCtatatcctacacacacacacacacacacacacacactgggcaatttgggaatgcaaatTAGTCTAAtatacatgtctttggagtgtaggaggaaaccagcaCACCCagagcaaacccaccaagcatggggagaacatgcaaactccacccacacagaccctgaggcgggaatcgaacccggacccggAGGTGTGAGCGACAGACATAACTACTAAACCACTACAGTGCCgccactataaaaaaaatcagtgaacagtaattaatgaaacaacgGCAATAATTGGTGTGAAGACGCTTTGCTTAATTATGACCTACagatattttactgtaaaattatttttatgatggTATTTATTTACCAGAATATCAATGTCAAATATGCACAATATAGCCTATTTTTTCACTGACTTAATAGTGAAGTCATAAACTAAACATGTACAACAAAAtctgtacaataaataaataaataaataaataaaaaacacaaataaacagttatgataataatcatcatcataaaaattttattaaccaGTGAAGTTCATTCACTTTTCTATCTTAAATAATTTAGagtaaaaatgtaagtaatGAGGGATAAATATGAAAACTTTATTAATGTGCATTATAGTACAGAACCATAAAAAGatattttctttaatgtaaGAAAAAGTAGTTTATATAAACTTAAACACATGTtttcatctgggtgataatatggcttttatttatttatttatttatttgatcccTTTCTTTTTGTATGGACGTGTGAACTGTTTGTGACGCAACAGACCGGCCCGGAGTGCACCCCATGCCGTGTAGATGGCACACGCCCGCGGGCTCTGTGTGCAGATGAAGTGTTTAATTGAGTTTCTTTGATCTGGAGAGACAGATGGATTTAATTAACGATGTGTTCAACACCGGCGTGTCGACGATTCCGCTGCGCCCTCTGCTGTACACGGCCGGAGCTGCAGCCGTAACAATCAGTGTTTTCTCCTACCTCAAACGAGGCGacgggaaaaaaacaacatcggACCCCGAAGGCAGGTTACAGATGTTCATACATGTTGTGTTTAGTTTCCTTTTATCGTTTTCACCTCTATCGTTTTTCAGTCATTTAAAAGCTAAACGGCTTTAGTCAGGATTTGGATAACTTCCGGGTTATTGCATTAGCGCGCGTGGTTGAGCAGCGCCGCCATATTTGATGGTGCTACTTTCACTGAAAGTGATGTCATGGCAAACGTGTCAGCAGTACAGGTGCATGGAAGGTTGATAATTTTCACGCTTTACAAGTGATTTAAACattgcaaaatgtttaaaattagtaaaaaaaaaaaaaaaatgacatgagttGACAGTTGTCAATTAATAGTTTGTACAGAAAGACATGAATACATTTCCTGAAATACATGTGTTGGGTTTCTGAGGGCATGGCCGGCTCAGTGGTAGGGTTCTTGCCCGGGTTTTATTCCCAGCTGAGGCCCAAATCCCAGCCACATGATGCAGGGTCAgttccaagcctggataaagtgggagggttgtgtcaggaggggcatccagcgtaaaacctgtgccaagtcgtGTACAGACCAtggcagccgaaagactaacaacaacatgtGGTACCTGTAGGTTTCTCCCCTACCATGCGGAAGCCCCAGATTGATTCCCACCTAATACCCGAACTCCAGCCAATGGATCCAGGGCAGGTTTCAATCCCAGATTTTAATGGGAGGGTTGTATCAGTAAGGGCATTCAGCGTGTGAGATTGAGACTGATCAGTGTGaggctttatttttatttactggaCTGCATTAAACATATAACTGGGCTCTTTctagtatttatatatacagtaagaagtaataataaatgtctTGACAAATCCCACCTTCTGCTTTATGATTTTGAGGTTGTAAGACTTTTGTCTGATCTTAAAAGGTGAGCCAATCCTAGAGCACGAAAATAAGATTTAAAAGCAGCTTGTGTTGAGCGTAGTAAGTCCAATTTATAAATCTTACTGTGTCTGTTAGTGCTACAAagaattttattagtttttgtcTCAGCTGATCTTACTATTCATTATGCCATCGGCATCTGACAGAAGTGTGATAGATACGACTAATCCAATAAATATAAGATTTCTATGAAAGAAACAATGAGATCATGGCTGATATTTACCTACTAAACACATTATGAAAGGTTTACACCACCCCACTCGGATTAAAATGCGTTCAGATCGGGCCAGATCAGGTCAGTTTGTTCCCACTGAGGTGTTGACATGATGCGTTTTTGTTCTGATTGAGCTattattctcattattattgaaatattaGCGTCCTTGTAAAGCAGCTTgtgttaataacaaaaaaatagattatttgtgatgtatatttatgtattgttatatttgttttttagtgCAATTGTCTTTagttatttcttttgtttatttttacattttttaaagtgtctCTAGAGAGCTatcaaaaattaattgtatCACTACACTACAATTAATTGTATCACACTTTACATTACTTTAGCCCTAAACCCAAATCAGAGGTGAAAAATGTTGCTGGTCTCAATCAGGTTATCAGCAATGAAATGAGTTCCACCAGCATCCACCAGAATTGTAAAGAGTAGTGTGTATACGGTGTATAGCAGTGCAaatattgtcattgtgcaaCTTAAAGGTGCAGATTAAATAAGTTGATATAATATACCAGGCATTGTTAAGAACTCGGACAAAACATGTGCAACACATATTaggtttttctgtaaaattctgaaaaaattaatgttttctttataattttcaTGATGAATTTTATAAGCTGAATAAACTCagcataacaaaaaatatttttttgattcTGCGTAaaatagttttagtttttttgtccccacattttcaaattgctaaacaactgattaaaatatatgaaaaatcaCTTATTGCATATTAAGTAAAATCTGTAtatattgattaattaattgctGTAAAAATTCATGGaattatttaactttaatttttaatttgctGAAGTTGTGCCCTGAGTTTGTCAACACCGTCAGACACCATCAGACATAGAGAATCTTGTGGTCAACCAAACACCCTCTATGACTCACTGATTGTTCTAAACCCTGTTCAACTGCTCAGGCTCTTGTaagtttaatcatttaaaaatttaacactGATACTGCTGTGGTCACAACCATAGCAACACAGTATCtcctaaattatattaaatttggGGTCATTTTCAGTCCACTTAATGAATTTCAAGCACAGTAAATAGGTATCTGGCAGCTACagtacggtggcttagtggttagcgctgtcgccttgcacctcccggtcctgggtttgatttccgcatcttctgcatggagtttgcatgttctccccgtgctcgatgggtttcctccggttttctcccacagaccaaagacatgcaggttagactaattggcatttccaaattgcccatagtgtgtgaatgtgtgtgagtgttgaccgGAAGTCCTACCGTACAAATCTAAATTAATACAGTGGTCAccgttggactacagaggtttctactgtagatggatggatgaaaatacagtatgtatttagcaaataatggaaaaacaaaatggcTCACACATAGAGTACATTTCAGAATTTAGCTAGTCAGCAAATTCACCTGACTGTGGTGACTTATTAAGTGACAATACATCCAAATTGGATGCAACCAACTACATACAtccaaattgttttatttaatttcttaaaatacattttacattttctttagcttttatttcctaataatataaattttagtttttgttttaaatcatgattaattattatattgtaaCCACTTTTTTCCAGTAGTGCACAACCTGCTGATGTTTACCACTGATGTTTATAGGTAACGGACACTTTATTGTTGTGCAATATTGTATTTAtacaaaattgtatttgttttattcaatatgttttattttccattaattAAAACTGGTCATTTATCATGTGTAGAATctgttgtaaaaataattacagtaaagtttaatgatgtttaataaaaagCTTATTAAGGACATTTGAGGCAAAATaaatatactcactcactcactcactcactcatcttcgataccgctttatcctgtattcagggtcgcggggtcctggacctatcccaggaggcttagggcacgaggcagggtacaccctggacagggtgccaatccctcgcagaaataaatatactgtataggaatAATCTAATTAATTTTAGGTAAGTATGGCAAGACAACAATTGTCAGTAAAAGGATGAAAGGAAAGGAATAGGAAGAACCtaagaaagagaagagagaagatCCTGAACAGAGGGATGTTTTCTtgaaaaaagagacagaaaagtgaagttaaGAGAGCACAGAAACAACGCAATGGAACTCCAGTGTTTTGTGTTAGCCTTGTTTAATGGTTAAAATTTTATAAGTTTATTGTGACTTGTTtctctatataaaatatagtttcattaatgtgcctttttttgcataaaagtcTTGA
This genomic stretch from Clarias gariepinus isolate MV-2021 ecotype Netherlands chromosome 13, CGAR_prim_01v2, whole genome shotgun sequence harbors:
- the ube2d1a gene encoding ubiquitin-conjugating enzyme E2 D1a; this translates as MALKRIQKELQDLQRDPPSQCSAGPMGEDLFHWQATIMGPGDSPYQGGVFFLTIHFPTDYPFKPPKVAFTTKIYHPNINSNGSICLDILRSQWSPALTVSKVLLSICSLLCDPNPDDPLVPDIAHIYKSDKDKYNRMAREWTQKYAM